A genome region from Perca fluviatilis chromosome 20, GENO_Pfluv_1.0, whole genome shotgun sequence includes the following:
- the LOC120549244 gene encoding uncharacterized protein LOC120549244, with translation MRERDFMPNMERGKPATYTGDKKAKMAAKTNKKWVRLATVFAYVLSVSLAAIILAIYYSLIWKPTSASSSTGKPGVPGEVTPTANISTNISTSNNVSEWNSTQTGLLPLNQTRQGTAPYSQAFQWDDRVDSVAVSPHGAGAKNAHSQQEKGLYASSHGHASAERPGNVGKQTRASQPGVSHYMPSSSPREAQRPGDGANDNSDPDQAAADAATAPPTSAKRRAGLRGD, from the coding sequence ATGAGAGAGCGGGACTTCATGCCCAATATGGAGAGGGGCAAACCTGCTACTTATACGGGGGACAAAAAGGCTAAGATGGCTGCTAAGACTAACAAGAAGTGGGTGAGACTAGCCACTGTTTTTGCATATGTATTGTCCGTGTCCTTAGCAGCCATTATCCTGGCAATTTACTACAGCCTGATCTGGAAACCAACCAGTGCATCCTCATCTACGGGGAAGCCGGGAGTGCCCGGGGAGGTCACCCCCACCGCAAACATCTCAACAAATATTTCAACAAGCAACAATGTCTCAGAGTGGAACTCTACTCAGACTGGACTGCTACCTCTCAACCAGACCAGGCAGGGCACAGCCCCGTACAGTCAGGCGTTTCAGTGGGATGACAGAGTCGACAGTGTGGCCGTCTCTCCGCACGGTGCTGGAGCAAAAAATGCGCACTCGCAGCAGGAGAAGGGACTCTACGCATCTTCCCACGGTCACGCAAGCGCGGAAAGACCGGGTAATGTGGGGAAACAGACACGCGCGTCTCAACCTGGAGTGAGCCACTACATGCCGTCCAGCAGCCCCAGGGAGGCGCAGAGACCGGGCGACGGGGCGAATGACAACAGCGACCCCGACCAGGCGGCTGCAGATGCTGCCACTGCTCCTCCAACATCCGCGAAGAGACGAGCTGGCCTGAGAGGAGACTGA